One genomic window of Osmia bicornis bicornis chromosome 3, iOsmBic2.1, whole genome shotgun sequence includes the following:
- the LOC114872131 gene encoding ral GTPase-activating protein subunit beta isoform X2, with translation MNLGVFNRVNLKDSQGGMYSEWASLSVLIQQGSEESQSVLEKFSPGAGKEVALSIVRQLAANLGITQAAEPSPLCTDKEVQWCMEVICFGLSLPLAEHDTVRDCVNVYCEWLSALYSTPKICVPKPIIDDPNFYARKIISHFHNLFVPRKGEVWPFLYQDLGTDTINRQAVLCHRVLRTLQQIARGPATLERETWESLLLFLIGINDALLAPPATREDAGEQLCERVLGVLLEVWLVACERNFPSPPLWRTLRESCLRWRHRLALVEQWNRVCLALTARLLQIMYGPMFPELKISEEDSQLVPPTMSDEAVAQAWYRLLRTIGDPVDLCRPAVISQTQAFLQYAIASPNVIDPCQHPCLQSLPQIFLKAIKGIAGQIDAFLGVSQACCWEECCVSTITSGSASTGSGGMGWDKTSNKDLTQPSPTPPTQRRLAKSFSVTPSAVTKGIPKASLIGLTTSRVSSTPPMLMSNSGPSSASSTTSMTSLVQDIRPPLAPGRPKCNSILHLFGEWLFEAAFIGTDGWSQNLPQPSGATKRPSSVLVDGPSSLQENVNDVPPALCIDRYEAGRAEALGALCRIFCAKKTGEEIFPVYLARFYQAMNHGLKVDESRECGETLSSIILNSADLFRLDLNGVQVLVPAMISALETVLPEKDLKLKSNVVSKPDLRRASIHLLISMLALPLHFQNLTIKELPTFANSVITEKNHVTFAQLKSRLMNLLINALQVETDPQNTHMLLGALLLSVQDSAAAEEVEQVTQPDTMAHDSAVNLLSSVTSDSASQISISSDQRSLGETSDITTLQEECVAFDSAHALFVRATYLVCHRLISSWKTDLNISLAALEILSGLARTRIRETARKLTDALECKRAVKWLCDYIAYQCWRPPPAHSKDLHSSIVAAFSCLTIWLTAHPQLLQDKDCLTTVLEVVELGVSGTKSVGKPGEPIKMKDEKELKPASMRVRDAADALLTVILEQVGYFPSACGAQSLSSLLDEVSLLRHCNSWTGGRVPRQAAVERFRYFVAENATILALLEEPLGNDQDPQPTVTVLIRGPFGRNAWTLQLRHLPRHRSSIRSVNTNPGRPLPLAEAAPRTDYKPRFFPDNVDRIPHCKVDESIPSLEAVMNDNDVIRSEHQILSQLLERQMNIETKYCDGYDKVSDEKPDECVPPQICHEFQTARLFLSHFGFLNMEPKENDESRNGSLTALDPTIPGFSLDLETLDNISPRTCDTVYIFYVKAGQKSSTEVLSNVLHEANVSTNFLEFLNSLGWPVSVSAHAGWTGHVSTSWRVTPQLNVPQPAHSDHGGALYNGDTHVLYWADVSSEIAFVVPTQSNNMLNSDSLEETSFGSDISTNQVWFERSISESTSSRNCGTGQNTVQNSRAMSLDLEKQPPSLTGSNPSNSSSADPVKPRRATKQVLPVQTDIKIMVVWLESLEDYAQFPIGDLLPCTYTGLEQSRVIQASDVQVIFIQALSSGLMRVRLQGPVSRINLATPLIDGMVVSRRVLGTLVRQTALNMGRRKRLDNDSYHPPHVRRRLKIQEMVQKYRKNLTDPELLTLLFSSTQTYQV, from the exons ATGAATTTAGGCGTGTTTAACAGAGTTAATCTTAAG gaTTCCCAAGGAGGAATGTATTCCGAATGGGCTTCTCTAAGTGTTTTAATTCAGCAAGGCTCAGAAGAAAGCCAAAGTGTGCTAGAGAAATTTTCACCTGGAGCAGGAAAAGAAGTTGCATTGTCTATTGTACGTCAACTTGCTGCAAATCTTGGTATTACACAAGCAGCTGAGCCAAGTCCATTATGTACAGATAAAGAAGTACAATGGTGTATGGAAGTGATATGTTTTGGATTATCATTACCGCTAGCTGAACATGATACTGTCAGAGATTGTGTTAATGTATATTGTGAATGGTTATCTGCATTATATTCCACACCAAAGATTTGTGTACCCAAACCAATTATAGATGATCCTAATTTTTATGCAAGGAAAATAATAAgtcattttcataatttatttgttccaCGAAAAGGAGAAG TTTGGCCATTTTTATATCAGGATCTag gGACAGATACAATTAATAGACAAGCTGTTTTATGCCATAGAGTGCTTAGAACATTACAGCAAATTGCAAGAGGCCCTGCTACCTTAGAAAGGGAAACTTGGGAAAGCTTGTTACTATTTCTTATTGGTATTAATGATGCACTGTTAGCTCCACCAGCAACAAGGGAAGATGCTGGAGAGCAATTGTGTGAAAGAGTTCTAGGTGTATTATTAGAG gTATGGTTGGTCGCGTGTGAACGTAATTTTCCTTCACCACCATTATGGCGCACATTAAGGGAGTCTTGTTTGCGTTGGAGACACAGATTAGCATTAGTAGAACAATGGAATCGTGTCTGTCTTGCTCTTACAGCAAGACTTTTGCAAATTATGTATGGCCCAATGTTTCCAGAACTAAAAATAA GCGAAGAAGATTCTCAACTTGTACCACCTACAATGTCAGATGAAGCAGTAGCACAAGCTTGGTACAGACTTTTACGAACTATAGGCGATCCAGTTGATTTATGCAGACCTGCTGTTATTTCACAGACACAAGCATTTTTACAATATGCTATTGCTAGCCCAAATGTAATAGATCCATGTCAACATCCATGTTTGCAAAGCTTACCACAGATATTTTTGAAAGCCATAAAAGGTATAGCTGGACAGATTGACGCTTTTCTTG GAGTTTCACAGGCATGTTGCTGGGAAGAGTGTTGTGTATCTACAATCACATCTGGATCTGCTAGCACTGGAAGTGGAGGTATGGGGTGGGATAAAACAAGTAATAAGGATCTGACACAACCTTCTCCTACACCTCCAACACAGCGCAGACTTGCCAAAAGTTTCAGTGTTACACCTTCTGCAGTAACTAAGG gAATTCCGAAAGCTTCCTTAATTGGTTTAACAACGAGTCGTGTTTCAAGTACACCACCTATGTTAATGTCTAATTCAGGACCATCATCAGCTTCGAGTACCAcat CTATGACCTCTCTAGTTCAAGATATTAGACCTCCTTTAGCTCCAGGACGTCCAAAATGTAATAGTATATTGCATCTTTTTGGAGAATGGTTATTTGAGGCTGCATTTATAGGTACTGATGGATGGTCACAAAATTTGCCTC AACCGTCAGGTGCAACGAAACGCCCGTCTTCCGTACTTGTTGACGGTCCTAGTTCATTACAAGAAAATGTTAACGATGTACCACCAGCTCTTTGTATAGATCGTTACGAAGCTGGAAGAGCAGAAGCTTTAGGTGCATTATGTAGAATTTTCTGTGCTAAAAAAACTGGCGAAGAGATTTTCCCTGTCTATCTAGCTAGATTTTATCAAGCAATGAATCATGGTCTTAAAGTTGATGAA tcTCGGGAATGTGGCGAAACATTATCAagcattattttaaattctgcAGATTTATTTCGTTTAGATTTAAATGGCGTACAAGTACTGGTACCAGCAATGATTTCGGCACTTGAAACTGTACTTCCagaaaaagatttaaaacTGAAATCTAACGTGGTATCAAAACCAGATTTGCGAAGAGCCTccatacatttattaatatcaATGCTAGCATTACCTTTACACTTCCAA AATCTTACTATAAAAGAACTTCCAACATTTGCAAATTCGGTAATCACGGAAAAGAATCATGTAACATTTGCACAACTAAAATCAAGACTTATGAATTTGCTTATAAATGCATTACAAGTTGAAACTGATCCTCAGAATACTCATATGTTATTAG gagCCCTTTTATTAAGTGTACAAGATTCTGCAGCAGCAGAAGAAGTTGAACAAGTTACACAACCTGATACTATGGCACATGATTCTGCTGTTAACTTATTGTCCTCAG TCACCAGCGATTCAGCCAGTCAAATAAGTATATCCAGTGACCAACGCTCACTCGGCGAAACCTCTGATATTACAACTCTTCAAGAGGAATGTGTTGCATTTG ATTCAGCTCATGCTCTTTTTGTAAGAGCAACATACTTAGTTTGCCACAGATTAATATCGTCATGGAAAACAGATCTGAATATTTCTTTAGCAGCTCTTGAAATATTATCAGGATTAGCAAGAACACGTATTCGTGAAACAG CAAGGAAACTAACAG ATGCCCTAGAATGTAAACGTGCCGTAAAATGGTTGTGTGATTATATTGCATATCAGTGTTGGCGTCCGCCGccggctcattcgaaagatcTCCATTCCTCCATTGTTGCTGCCTTTAGTTGCTTAACAATTTGGTTAACTGCTCATCCTCAATTACTACAA GACAAGGATTGTTTAACTACAGTTTTAGAAGTAGTTGAACTTGGTGTGTCAGGAACCAAAAGTGTAGGCAAACCTGGTGAACctattaaaatgaaagatgAGAAAGAATTAAAACCAGCATCTATGCGTGTTAGAGATGCTGCTGATGCACTTCTTACAGTCATTCTAGAACAA gTTGGTTATTTTCCCAGTGCATGTGGAGCACAATCATTGTCATCATTATTAGATGAAGTGTCGCTTCTTCGTCATTGCAATAGTTGGACTGGTGGTCGAGTGCCCCGTCAAGCGGCAGTTGAAAGATTTCGTTATTTCGTTGCCGAGAATGCTACTATTTTAGCTTTATTAGAAGAGCCTCTTGGAAACGATCAAGACCCACAACCTACTGTAACAGTATTAATACGCGGTCCATTTGGTAGAAATGCATGGACATTACAACTTCGACATTTACCAAGGCACAGATCTAGTATAAGAAGTGTTAATACAAATCCAGGTCGACCACTGCCGTTAGCAGAAGCTGCACCACGTACAGATTACAAACCTAGATTCTTTCCTGATAATGTGGACCGAATTCCTCATTGTAAAGT GGATGAATCTATACCGAGTCTTGAGGCAGTCATGAATGATAATGACGTGATAAGAAGTGAACATCAAATTTTATCACAGTTATTGGAACGTCAAATGAATATTGAAACGAAATATTGTGATGGATATGATAAAGTTTCAGATGAAAAACCGGACGAATGTGTACCACCTCAAATATGTCACGAATTTCAAACAGCTCGTCTTTTTTTAAGTCATTTTGGTTTTCTAAATATGGAACCCAAAGAAAATGATGAGTCCAGAAATGGTAGTCTTACAGCCTTGGATCCTACCATTCCAGGATTTTCTTTAGATTTAGAAACTTTAGATAATATTAGTCCAAGAACATGTGACACTGTATATATCTTTTATGTGAAAGCTGGTCAAAAAAGCTCTACAGAAGTATTATCTAATGtg TTACATGAAGCGAATGTGTCAACCaattttttggaatttttaaattctcttGGATGGCCTGTTTCTGTATCAGCACATGCAGGCTGGACTggtcatgtttccacttcaTGGAGGGTGACACCACAGTTAAATGTTCCACAACCAGCTCATTCTGATCATGGTGGGGCACTTTATAATGGAGATACTCACGTACTTTATTGGGCAGATGTTAGCTCCGAAATCGCTTTTGTAGTACCAACTCAATCAAACAATATGCTGAATTCAGACTCTTTAGAAGAAACAAGTTTTGGTAGCGATATTAGTACTAATCAAG TTTGGTTCGAAAGAAGCATCAGTGAAAGTACTAGCTCCCGAAATTGTGGAACGGGGCAGAACACAGTACAAAATTCACGAGCGATGTCGCTTGATTTAGAAAAGCAACCACCCAGTTTAACAGGATCTAATCCATCTAATTCTTCTAGTGCAGATCCAGTTAAACCAAGAAGAGCAACCAAACAAGTTTTACCTGTACAAACCGATATCAAAATTATGGTTGTTTGGCTAGAAAGCTTAGAAGATTATGCTCAATTTCCAATTG GTGATCTTCTCCCTTGTACCTACACTGGCCTTGAACAATCTAGAGTAATACAAGCATCAGATGTTCaagtaattttcattcaaGCACTTAGTAGTGGATTAATGAGAGTCAGATTACAAGGTCCAGTTTCTAGAATTAATTTAGCCACTCCTTTAATTGATGGTATGGTCGTGTCGAGACGGGTATTGGGAACACTTGTCAGACAAACAGCATTGAATATGGGACGTAGAAAACGACTTGATAATGACAG TTATCATCCACCACATGTTCGTAGACGgttaaaaattcaagaaatggtacagaaatatagaaaaaatttAACTGATCCAGAATTATTAACACTATTATTTAGTAGCACACAAACTTATCAAGTTTAg
- the LOC114872131 gene encoding ral GTPase-activating protein subunit beta isoform X4, with amino-acid sequence MNLGVFNRVNLKDSQGGMYSEWASLSVLIQQGSEESQSVLEKFSPGAGKEVALSIVRQLAANLGITQAAEPSPLCTDKEVQWCMEVICFGLSLPLAEHDTVRDCVNVYCEWLSALYSTPKICVPKPIIDDPNFYARKIISHFHNLFVPRKGEGTDTINRQAVLCHRVLRTLQQIARGPATLERETWESLLLFLIGINDALLAPPATREDAGEQLCERVLGVLLEVWLVACERNFPSPPLWRTLRESCLRWRHRLALVEQWNRVCLALTARLLQIMYGPMFPELKISEEDSQLVPPTMSDEAVAQAWYRLLRTIGDPVDLCRPAVISQTQAFLQYAIASPNVIDPCQHPCLQSLPQIFLKAIKGIAGQIDAFLVTNVLGVSQACCWEECCVSTITSGSASTGSGGMGWDKTSNKDLTQPSPTPPTQRRLAKSFSVTPSAVTKGIPKASLIGLTTSRVSSTPPMLMSNSGPSSASSTTSMTSLVQDIRPPLAPGRPKCNSILHLFGEWLFEAAFIGTDGWSQNLPQPSGATKRPSSVLVDGPSSLQENVNDVPPALCIDRYEAGRAEALGALCRIFCAKKTGEEIFPVYLARFYQAMNHGLKVDESRECGETLSSIILNSADLFRLDLNGVQVLVPAMISALETVLPEKDLKLKSNVVSKPDLRRASIHLLISMLALPLHFQNLTIKELPTFANSVITEKNHVTFAQLKSRLMNLLINALQVETDPQNTHMLLGALLLSVQDSAAAEEVEQVTQPDTMAHDSAVNLLSSVTSDSASQISISSDQRSLGETSDITTLQEECVAFDSAHALFVRATYLVCHRLISSWKTDLNISLAALEILSGLARTRIRETARKLTDALECKRAVKWLCDYIAYQCWRPPPAHSKDLHSSIVAAFSCLTIWLTAHPQLLQDKDCLTTVLEVVELGVSGTKSVGKPGEPIKMKDEKELKPASMRVRDAADALLTVILEQVGYFPSACGAQSLSSLLDEVSLLRHCNSWTGGRVPRQAAVERFRYFVAENATILALLEEPLGNDQDPQPTVTVLIRGPFGRNAWTLQLRHLPRHRSSIRSVNTNPGRPLPLAEAAPRTDYKPRFFPDNVDRIPHCKVDESIPSLEAVMNDNDVIRSEHQILSQLLERQMNIETKYCDGYDKVSDEKPDECVPPQICHEFQTARLFLSHFGFLNMEPKENDESRNGSLTALDPTIPGFSLDLETLDNISPRTCDTVYIFYVKAGQKSSTEVLSNVLHEANVSTNFLEFLNSLGWPVSVSAHAGWTGHVSTSWRVTPQLNVPQPAHSDHGGALYNGDTHVLYWADVSSEIAFVVPTQSNNMLNSDSLEETSFGSDISTNQVWFERSISESTSSRNCGTGQNTVQNSRAMSLDLEKQPPSLTGSNPSNSSSADPVKPRRATKQVLPVQTDIKIMVVWLESLEDYAQFPIGDLLPCTYTGLEQSRVIQASDVQVIFIQALSSGLMRVRLQGPVSRINLATPLIDGMVVSRRVLGTLVRQTALNMGRRKRLDNDSYHPPHVRRRLKIQEMVQKYRKNLTDPELLTLLFSSTQTYQV; translated from the exons ATGAATTTAGGCGTGTTTAACAGAGTTAATCTTAAG gaTTCCCAAGGAGGAATGTATTCCGAATGGGCTTCTCTAAGTGTTTTAATTCAGCAAGGCTCAGAAGAAAGCCAAAGTGTGCTAGAGAAATTTTCACCTGGAGCAGGAAAAGAAGTTGCATTGTCTATTGTACGTCAACTTGCTGCAAATCTTGGTATTACACAAGCAGCTGAGCCAAGTCCATTATGTACAGATAAAGAAGTACAATGGTGTATGGAAGTGATATGTTTTGGATTATCATTACCGCTAGCTGAACATGATACTGTCAGAGATTGTGTTAATGTATATTGTGAATGGTTATCTGCATTATATTCCACACCAAAGATTTGTGTACCCAAACCAATTATAGATGATCCTAATTTTTATGCAAGGAAAATAATAAgtcattttcataatttatttgttccaCGAAAAGGAGAAG gGACAGATACAATTAATAGACAAGCTGTTTTATGCCATAGAGTGCTTAGAACATTACAGCAAATTGCAAGAGGCCCTGCTACCTTAGAAAGGGAAACTTGGGAAAGCTTGTTACTATTTCTTATTGGTATTAATGATGCACTGTTAGCTCCACCAGCAACAAGGGAAGATGCTGGAGAGCAATTGTGTGAAAGAGTTCTAGGTGTATTATTAGAG gTATGGTTGGTCGCGTGTGAACGTAATTTTCCTTCACCACCATTATGGCGCACATTAAGGGAGTCTTGTTTGCGTTGGAGACACAGATTAGCATTAGTAGAACAATGGAATCGTGTCTGTCTTGCTCTTACAGCAAGACTTTTGCAAATTATGTATGGCCCAATGTTTCCAGAACTAAAAATAA GCGAAGAAGATTCTCAACTTGTACCACCTACAATGTCAGATGAAGCAGTAGCACAAGCTTGGTACAGACTTTTACGAACTATAGGCGATCCAGTTGATTTATGCAGACCTGCTGTTATTTCACAGACACAAGCATTTTTACAATATGCTATTGCTAGCCCAAATGTAATAGATCCATGTCAACATCCATGTTTGCAAAGCTTACCACAGATATTTTTGAAAGCCATAAAAGGTATAGCTGGACAGATTGACGCTTTTCTTG TCACAAATGTTTTAGGAGTTTCACAGGCATGTTGCTGGGAAGAGTGTTGTGTATCTACAATCACATCTGGATCTGCTAGCACTGGAAGTGGAGGTATGGGGTGGGATAAAACAAGTAATAAGGATCTGACACAACCTTCTCCTACACCTCCAACACAGCGCAGACTTGCCAAAAGTTTCAGTGTTACACCTTCTGCAGTAACTAAGG gAATTCCGAAAGCTTCCTTAATTGGTTTAACAACGAGTCGTGTTTCAAGTACACCACCTATGTTAATGTCTAATTCAGGACCATCATCAGCTTCGAGTACCAcat CTATGACCTCTCTAGTTCAAGATATTAGACCTCCTTTAGCTCCAGGACGTCCAAAATGTAATAGTATATTGCATCTTTTTGGAGAATGGTTATTTGAGGCTGCATTTATAGGTACTGATGGATGGTCACAAAATTTGCCTC AACCGTCAGGTGCAACGAAACGCCCGTCTTCCGTACTTGTTGACGGTCCTAGTTCATTACAAGAAAATGTTAACGATGTACCACCAGCTCTTTGTATAGATCGTTACGAAGCTGGAAGAGCAGAAGCTTTAGGTGCATTATGTAGAATTTTCTGTGCTAAAAAAACTGGCGAAGAGATTTTCCCTGTCTATCTAGCTAGATTTTATCAAGCAATGAATCATGGTCTTAAAGTTGATGAA tcTCGGGAATGTGGCGAAACATTATCAagcattattttaaattctgcAGATTTATTTCGTTTAGATTTAAATGGCGTACAAGTACTGGTACCAGCAATGATTTCGGCACTTGAAACTGTACTTCCagaaaaagatttaaaacTGAAATCTAACGTGGTATCAAAACCAGATTTGCGAAGAGCCTccatacatttattaatatcaATGCTAGCATTACCTTTACACTTCCAA AATCTTACTATAAAAGAACTTCCAACATTTGCAAATTCGGTAATCACGGAAAAGAATCATGTAACATTTGCACAACTAAAATCAAGACTTATGAATTTGCTTATAAATGCATTACAAGTTGAAACTGATCCTCAGAATACTCATATGTTATTAG gagCCCTTTTATTAAGTGTACAAGATTCTGCAGCAGCAGAAGAAGTTGAACAAGTTACACAACCTGATACTATGGCACATGATTCTGCTGTTAACTTATTGTCCTCAG TCACCAGCGATTCAGCCAGTCAAATAAGTATATCCAGTGACCAACGCTCACTCGGCGAAACCTCTGATATTACAACTCTTCAAGAGGAATGTGTTGCATTTG ATTCAGCTCATGCTCTTTTTGTAAGAGCAACATACTTAGTTTGCCACAGATTAATATCGTCATGGAAAACAGATCTGAATATTTCTTTAGCAGCTCTTGAAATATTATCAGGATTAGCAAGAACACGTATTCGTGAAACAG CAAGGAAACTAACAG ATGCCCTAGAATGTAAACGTGCCGTAAAATGGTTGTGTGATTATATTGCATATCAGTGTTGGCGTCCGCCGccggctcattcgaaagatcTCCATTCCTCCATTGTTGCTGCCTTTAGTTGCTTAACAATTTGGTTAACTGCTCATCCTCAATTACTACAA GACAAGGATTGTTTAACTACAGTTTTAGAAGTAGTTGAACTTGGTGTGTCAGGAACCAAAAGTGTAGGCAAACCTGGTGAACctattaaaatgaaagatgAGAAAGAATTAAAACCAGCATCTATGCGTGTTAGAGATGCTGCTGATGCACTTCTTACAGTCATTCTAGAACAA gTTGGTTATTTTCCCAGTGCATGTGGAGCACAATCATTGTCATCATTATTAGATGAAGTGTCGCTTCTTCGTCATTGCAATAGTTGGACTGGTGGTCGAGTGCCCCGTCAAGCGGCAGTTGAAAGATTTCGTTATTTCGTTGCCGAGAATGCTACTATTTTAGCTTTATTAGAAGAGCCTCTTGGAAACGATCAAGACCCACAACCTACTGTAACAGTATTAATACGCGGTCCATTTGGTAGAAATGCATGGACATTACAACTTCGACATTTACCAAGGCACAGATCTAGTATAAGAAGTGTTAATACAAATCCAGGTCGACCACTGCCGTTAGCAGAAGCTGCACCACGTACAGATTACAAACCTAGATTCTTTCCTGATAATGTGGACCGAATTCCTCATTGTAAAGT GGATGAATCTATACCGAGTCTTGAGGCAGTCATGAATGATAATGACGTGATAAGAAGTGAACATCAAATTTTATCACAGTTATTGGAACGTCAAATGAATATTGAAACGAAATATTGTGATGGATATGATAAAGTTTCAGATGAAAAACCGGACGAATGTGTACCACCTCAAATATGTCACGAATTTCAAACAGCTCGTCTTTTTTTAAGTCATTTTGGTTTTCTAAATATGGAACCCAAAGAAAATGATGAGTCCAGAAATGGTAGTCTTACAGCCTTGGATCCTACCATTCCAGGATTTTCTTTAGATTTAGAAACTTTAGATAATATTAGTCCAAGAACATGTGACACTGTATATATCTTTTATGTGAAAGCTGGTCAAAAAAGCTCTACAGAAGTATTATCTAATGtg TTACATGAAGCGAATGTGTCAACCaattttttggaatttttaaattctcttGGATGGCCTGTTTCTGTATCAGCACATGCAGGCTGGACTggtcatgtttccacttcaTGGAGGGTGACACCACAGTTAAATGTTCCACAACCAGCTCATTCTGATCATGGTGGGGCACTTTATAATGGAGATACTCACGTACTTTATTGGGCAGATGTTAGCTCCGAAATCGCTTTTGTAGTACCAACTCAATCAAACAATATGCTGAATTCAGACTCTTTAGAAGAAACAAGTTTTGGTAGCGATATTAGTACTAATCAAG TTTGGTTCGAAAGAAGCATCAGTGAAAGTACTAGCTCCCGAAATTGTGGAACGGGGCAGAACACAGTACAAAATTCACGAGCGATGTCGCTTGATTTAGAAAAGCAACCACCCAGTTTAACAGGATCTAATCCATCTAATTCTTCTAGTGCAGATCCAGTTAAACCAAGAAGAGCAACCAAACAAGTTTTACCTGTACAAACCGATATCAAAATTATGGTTGTTTGGCTAGAAAGCTTAGAAGATTATGCTCAATTTCCAATTG GTGATCTTCTCCCTTGTACCTACACTGGCCTTGAACAATCTAGAGTAATACAAGCATCAGATGTTCaagtaattttcattcaaGCACTTAGTAGTGGATTAATGAGAGTCAGATTACAAGGTCCAGTTTCTAGAATTAATTTAGCCACTCCTTTAATTGATGGTATGGTCGTGTCGAGACGGGTATTGGGAACACTTGTCAGACAAACAGCATTGAATATGGGACGTAGAAAACGACTTGATAATGACAG TTATCATCCACCACATGTTCGTAGACGgttaaaaattcaagaaatggtacagaaatatagaaaaaatttAACTGATCCAGAATTATTAACACTATTATTTAGTAGCACACAAACTTATCAAGTTTAg